The region AACTCTTTTTGTAATTGATTAACCTTATCAACTTCCTTTAGCAATGCGAAATCATACCCAAGCTTGTTTGAGATCCACCCGAACGCGCGCAAATCTTTGGGGAAACAAAACCCGCCGAACCCGCACCCGGCTTTAAGAAACGCAGGGCCTATACGCTTATCCAAACCCATACCTTCAGAAACCTTTTCGATATCCGCCCCTGCGCGTTCACACACATTCGCTACAGCATTGATAAACGAAATCTTAGTCGCGAGAAACGAATTTGACGCGTGTTTGATAATCTCCGCACTTTTTATGTCAGTAACCAACATTTTTGCCTTCAACGGCGCATAAAGTTCCTGAAGTTCTTTCTCCGCCTTTGCAGTCTCCACACCAAGAACTATACGGTCAGGGTTAAGAAAATCATGTACCGCCGACCCTTCCCTAAGGAATTCCGGATTTGACACGACATCCACCTGCCATTTAGAACGGTTATTCCGCTGCACAGTTTTCTTTACCCACCCACCGGTTTCTACGGGTACCGTAGATTTTTCTACCACTATTTTATAACCGTTAACATTACGCGCAATCTCTGAAGCAACACGTTCCACCTGTGTTAAATCCGATGACCCGTCGTCACGGGTTGGCGTACCAACTGCAATAAATATTATGTCCGACTTCTTAACGCTATCACTTATACTATAAGAAAACCCTAATCTCTTAGACTTAACATTTTTTAGCACAAGTTCGCGTAACCCGGATTCATATATCGGCATCCTCCCGGCCTTCAGCAGCTTAATCTTCCCGGCATTATTATCCACACAAATAACTTTATGCCCGATCTCAGCTAAACACGTACCGGTCACCAGCCCGACATAACCGGTACCTATGACACAAACCTTTTTTGTTATTACTCCACTTTTTTTCTTCATAAAAACGACTTTACGGTTATCTCCATCCCTTTAACAAAACCAACTTTAGGCTTATACCCCAAAGCACGTTTAATCGCGCTGATATCCGCCTGAGTATGTTTCACATCCCCCGCGCGTGCCGGCAAAAACTTATATTCCAGTTTCTTCCCCAATATTCTACCAATATTTTGCGCTATCTGCAAAACAGTATATCGTTCATTACACGCAACATTATAAACTTCACCACAGGCATGCTTTGCCCTCATTGCAAGTATATTGGCTAACACTACGTTATCAATAAACGTAAAATC is a window of Elusimicrobiota bacterium DNA encoding:
- a CDS encoding UDP-glucose/GDP-mannose dehydrogenase family protein, which produces MKKKSGVITKKVCVIGTGYVGLVTGTCLAEIGHKVICVDNNAGKIKLLKAGRMPIYESGLRELVLKNVKSKRLGFSYSISDSVKKSDIIFIAVGTPTRDDGSSDLTQVERVASEIARNVNGYKIVVEKSTVPVETGGWVKKTVQRNNRSKWQVDVVSNPEFLREGSAVHDFLNPDRIVLGVETAKAEKELQELYAPLKAKMLVTDIKSAEIIKHASNSFLATKISFINAVANVCERAGADIEKVSEGMGLDKRIGPAFLKAGCGFGGFCFPKDLRAFGWISNKLGYDFALLKEVDKVNQLQKE